From the genome of Muricauda sp. SCSIO 64092, one region includes:
- a CDS encoding hemolysin family protein, with amino-acid sequence MDSAYVVIIVSLFFSAFFSGMEIAFVSANRIHIELEKKQEGFLAKVLAWITEKPSKFIATMLIGNNIALVVYGLFMGDVLMNWFQTVLPTTSNLVNVLLTDFRLVSKTVISTFIILITAEFLPKVLFQIYSNTLLKVLALPAYVFYVLFSFLSWMVIKISDFILKTFFKTDGDEVQLAFTKLELGDYITEQMETVEEEDEVDSEIQLFQNALEFSEVKAREVMVPRTEIMAIELHETTKTLSKLFIETGYSKILVFKDTVDEIIGYVHSYELFKMPKTIKHILRPVEFVPETMLIHDILNVLTKKRKSMAVVLDEYGGTSGVMTVEDIVEELFGEIEDEHDSTDLIEEHLSERTFRFSARLEVDYINENYKLELPESEEYETLGGLITNITEEIPEQDEEIKTENHFFKILEVSNNKIDLVEVHFLEED; translated from the coding sequence GTGGACTCCGCTTACGTTGTCATAATTGTTTCGTTATTTTTCTCCGCTTTTTTTTCGGGAATGGAGATTGCCTTTGTTTCGGCCAATCGTATCCATATAGAACTGGAGAAAAAACAAGAGGGCTTTTTGGCCAAGGTTTTGGCCTGGATTACAGAAAAACCATCCAAGTTTATTGCCACCATGCTCATTGGAAACAATATTGCATTGGTGGTCTATGGACTGTTTATGGGGGATGTGCTCATGAATTGGTTCCAAACCGTATTGCCCACCACCTCAAATCTTGTTAATGTACTACTTACGGATTTCCGTCTGGTGTCAAAAACGGTGATTTCCACATTCATTATTCTGATTACCGCAGAGTTTCTGCCCAAAGTCCTTTTTCAGATCTATTCCAATACCCTTTTAAAGGTATTGGCCCTCCCCGCCTATGTTTTTTATGTCCTGTTTTCCTTCCTGTCCTGGATGGTCATTAAAATTTCGGATTTCATTCTAAAGACATTTTTTAAGACCGATGGGGACGAGGTACAACTGGCCTTTACCAAATTGGAGCTGGGGGACTATATTACGGAACAAATGGAGACCGTGGAGGAAGAGGATGAGGTCGATTCCGAAATACAACTGTTCCAGAATGCTTTGGAGTTTTCAGAAGTAAAGGCCAGGGAGGTTATGGTGCCGCGCACGGAAATCATGGCCATAGAATTGCATGAAACCACCAAGACCTTAAGCAAACTGTTCATAGAGACCGGGTATTCCAAAATTTTGGTTTTCAAGGATACGGTTGATGAAATTATAGGATATGTACATTCCTATGAACTTTTTAAAATGCCCAAGACCATAAAACACATCTTAAGACCGGTGGAATTTGTCCCAGAGACCATGTTGATTCACGATATCTTAAACGTCCTTACCAAGAAACGGAAGAGTATGGCAGTGGTTTTGGACGAATATGGCGGTACTTCCGGAGTAATGACGGTTGAGGACATTGTGGAAGAGCTCTTCGGTGAGATTGAGGATGAGCACGATTCAACCGATTTGATCGAAGAACACCTAAGTGAACGGACCTTCCGGTTTTCTGCCCGATTGGAAGTTGACTATATCAATGAAAACTACAAACTGGAACTTCCCGAAAGTGAAGAGTATGAAACCTTGGGCGGACTTATTACCAATATCACGGAAGAGATTCCCGAACAGGATGAGGAAATCAAAACAGAAAATCACTTCTTTAAGATTTTGGAGGTTTCCAACAACAAAATAGACCTGGTGGAAGTCCATTTCCTGGAAGAGGATTAA
- the lptC gene encoding LPS export ABC transporter periplasmic protein LptC, protein MKHNTVYHIKRIATTMVVAILFWGCGDGYKRVGQEALKKNYPQGVATNFTLTYTETQKELSTQDSATSRVIAILKSPLNEDYDNQSFKYKVFPNGLQVDFFDEKNQKSVIQADYGIIYSQTNVIDLQGNVVIESHDGKKLETPQLYWDRKNKWIFTEAEFTYTNPEDGTVMDGQGMDFNREFTFFSAHKTFGLMTIKEEE, encoded by the coding sequence GTGAAACACAATACAGTATATCACATAAAGCGGATTGCCACAACCATGGTTGTGGCAATCCTTTTTTGGGGATGTGGGGATGGCTATAAACGCGTGGGGCAAGAAGCCCTTAAGAAGAACTATCCACAGGGTGTGGCCACCAATTTTACGCTAACCTATACCGAGACGCAAAAAGAACTATCCACGCAAGACTCGGCAACAAGTAGGGTCATAGCCATATTGAAAAGTCCCTTGAATGAGGATTATGATAACCAAAGCTTTAAATACAAGGTTTTTCCCAACGGATTACAGGTGGATTTTTTCGATGAAAAAAACCAAAAAAGTGTCATTCAGGCGGACTACGGAATTATCTATTCACAGACCAATGTCATAGATTTGCAGGGCAATGTGGTCATAGAAAGCCACGATGGCAAAAAGCTCGAAACGCCCCAATTGTATTGGGACCGTAAGAACAAATGGATTTTTACCGAAGCGGAATTTACATACACCAATCCGGAAGATGGGACCGTAATGGATGGACAGGGAATGGACTTTAACCGGGAGTTTACCTTTTTCAGTGCCCATAAAACCTTTGGATTAATGACTATAAAAGAAGAAGAATGA
- a CDS encoding tetratricopeptide repeat protein, translating into MKKKLYLTMIAVMMSMGLSIAQAQNPECMTNLSIYAEHAKVKNYDAAYEPWKMVYDNCPDINKANFSLGERILKHKIKNSSGADKDGYIQDLLALFDNSLKYFPTKFPKAGVAIDKTLLMYDNKMASDEQLFNMLDKAFKEDRDNFKNPKALYLYFSSLVDLHNAGKKDLQSVFDTYDDVTEKVEEENKKLTAVLGKILAKEDAGTALTSKEKRQKKAATVNSESYGKISGSIDSKLGALADCGNLIPLYEKSFESKKGDITWVKRAVGRMFSKECTDAPLFSKMVEVQAELDPSADVYVYLGTLKSKNGDNKGAIADFNKAVELETDSYRQSNILYKIATIVRKNSKSQARNYAQKAINANSANGKAYLLIANLYASSANACGDTPFNKRAIYWKAAEMARKAGRVDPSLASRANKTASSYAQRAPDKTMIFNADMGGKTVTFNCWVGGSVKVPSL; encoded by the coding sequence ATGAAGAAGAAACTCTACTTAACGATGATAGCGGTCATGATGTCGATGGGTTTAAGTATTGCCCAAGCTCAAAACCCGGAGTGCATGACCAATCTCTCCATTTATGCAGAACACGCAAAAGTTAAAAATTATGATGCGGCCTACGAGCCTTGGAAAATGGTCTATGACAATTGTCCGGATATCAATAAGGCCAATTTCTCATTGGGCGAAAGAATCTTGAAGCACAAGATCAAAAATTCATCAGGTGCCGACAAAGATGGATATATCCAGGACCTCTTGGCCTTGTTTGATAATAGCTTAAAATATTTCCCTACCAAATTCCCAAAGGCGGGAGTGGCCATTGACAAGACCTTGTTGATGTATGACAACAAAATGGCTTCGGATGAGCAACTATTCAATATGTTGGATAAAGCATTTAAGGAAGACCGGGATAATTTCAAAAATCCTAAGGCACTTTACTTATATTTCTCTTCCCTAGTGGATTTGCACAATGCTGGGAAAAAAGATTTGCAATCGGTTTTTGATACCTATGATGATGTTACTGAAAAGGTGGAAGAAGAAAATAAAAAATTGACAGCTGTACTGGGTAAGATTTTGGCAAAAGAGGATGCGGGTACTGCACTGACTTCCAAGGAAAAAAGACAAAAAAAGGCGGCCACGGTCAATTCTGAGTCCTATGGTAAGATTTCCGGAAGTATAGATTCCAAATTGGGGGCCTTGGCAGATTGCGGGAACCTGATTCCCTTATATGAGAAGAGTTTTGAATCCAAAAAAGGAGACATCACCTGGGTGAAAAGGGCCGTGGGAAGGATGTTCTCCAAAGAGTGTACTGATGCCCCCTTGTTCAGCAAGATGGTGGAGGTTCAGGCAGAATTGGATCCCTCCGCGGACGTATACGTATATCTTGGAACCCTAAAATCCAAAAATGGTGATAATAAAGGGGCCATTGCCGATTTTAATAAGGCAGTGGAATTGGAAACGGATTCCTACAGACAGTCCAACATCCTCTACAAGATTGCGACCATCGTAAGAAAGAATAGTAAGTCCCAGGCCAGAAACTATGCCCAAAAGGCAATTAATGCGAATTCTGCCAATGGTAAGGCCTATTTGCTCATTGCGAATTTATATGCCAGCAGTGCCAATGCCTGTGGCGATACACCGTTTAATAAACGTGCCATTTATTGGAAGGCTGCCGAGATGGCCAGGAAAGCAGGCAGGGTAGACCCATCTTTGGCATCCAGGGCCAACAAAACCGCATCGAGCTATGCACAAAGGGCTCCGGACAAAACCATGATTTTTAACGCGGATATGGGCGGAAAAACCGTAACGTTTAACTGTTGGGTTGGAGGTAGTGTAAAGGTACCGAGCTTATAA
- a CDS encoding type III pantothenate kinase, protein MNLIVDIGNTLVKYAVFERGKLIVDQSSESGLFLSKVKQFFEVYPKISYAIISSVGNLEHKEHKILSLFCKVHVLSATSKIPFKNHYATPQTLGMDRVALATAAFYNNPKGNTLIIDMGTCITYDIVNSDGEYLGGAISPGLRMRYLAMHNQTAKLPHLGPEFPVNFIGNTTEKSMHNGVMQGICHELDGTIDQYKNRFKHLTVILTGGDSHFFAKRLKNSIFANSKFLLEGLNYLLEYNKH, encoded by the coding sequence ATGAACCTTATCGTGGACATTGGAAATACTTTGGTCAAATACGCCGTTTTTGAGAGGGGAAAACTGATTGTTGACCAAAGTTCGGAATCCGGTCTTTTCCTTTCCAAGGTAAAACAGTTTTTTGAAGTTTACCCAAAAATAAGCTATGCCATAATTTCATCGGTGGGCAATTTGGAACATAAAGAGCACAAAATCCTTTCCCTTTTTTGTAAGGTCCATGTGCTCTCCGCCACGTCCAAGATACCCTTCAAAAATCATTATGCCACACCACAGACCCTGGGAATGGACAGGGTGGCCCTGGCCACAGCGGCCTTCTACAACAACCCTAAGGGCAATACCTTGATTATTGACATGGGTACGTGCATCACCTATGATATTGTGAATAGTGATGGGGAATATCTGGGAGGGGCCATATCCCCTGGACTTCGTATGCGCTACTTGGCAATGCATAACCAAACGGCAAAACTCCCACATTTGGGGCCGGAATTTCCTGTCAATTTTATCGGTAATACTACAGAAAAGAGCATGCACAATGGCGTAATGCAAGGTATTTGCCATGAGTTGGACGGTACCATTGATCAATACAAAAACCGCTTTAAACATTTAACAGTTATTTTAACAGGCGGGGATTCCCATTTTTTTGCCAAACGGTTAAAAAATTCCATATTTGCCAATTCTAAATTCCTATTGGAGGGGCTGAATTACCTACTGGAATACAATAAACATTAG
- a CDS encoding ADP-ribosylglycohydrolase family protein, translating into MKKNWLLLGIVILLHGLSSCGEDQTEVHLPQPQKTLYTPSRTFLTKAEYHDKVLGALVGSAIGDAMGVATEMWNRRDIQRRYGYILGLSPALTNQSPEGPWEHNLPPGATTDDTRWKYLLAKYMVGHKDAINASAFAKFITDYYQSQTKKLSDVHIQNHPDSLDAKIENVDWIKEWARVAFSYQEGDIAHQHVGHRFYGGEMSCAGLLYTPLFGLVAPDTETAYTLAYEHAIFDIGYARDISSLASAMCHMAMHTQNMDSILNVHAFIDPYQYLDSRLVGRIPHMIARTTENYALEAMEIEEIPLTQSLIRNDSITLGRIPTNGVAVMVHKEAIQLRIPKGFPGKDLDWYRQETIYKNLERNQRLIAFHAGEIWEILIAGLKFGGGDFETTLQFIINYGRDNDTVGAVAGMILGAKDGFHQLPEELKTEVLAINRDVLGIDLEALADELTELAYPE; encoded by the coding sequence ATGAAAAAAAATTGGTTGCTTTTAGGAATAGTAATCCTCTTGCACGGCTTAAGTTCCTGCGGGGAGGACCAGACGGAAGTGCACCTTCCCCAACCCCAAAAAACCCTGTATACCCCCTCCCGCACCTTCCTTACCAAGGCGGAATACCATGACAAGGTTTTGGGTGCGCTGGTAGGCTCTGCCATAGGTGATGCCATGGGTGTGGCCACGGAAATGTGGAACCGTAGGGACATCCAACGAAGGTATGGTTATATTTTGGGCCTTAGCCCGGCATTGACCAACCAATCCCCGGAAGGACCCTGGGAACATAACCTTCCGCCAGGCGCTACTACTGATGATACCCGATGGAAGTATCTTTTGGCAAAATACATGGTGGGACATAAGGACGCCATCAATGCTAGTGCCTTTGCCAAATTTATTACGGATTATTACCAAAGCCAGACAAAAAAATTATCCGATGTGCATATCCAAAACCATCCCGATAGCCTGGATGCTAAAATTGAAAACGTGGACTGGATCAAGGAATGGGCACGGGTGGCCTTCTCCTATCAAGAGGGCGACATCGCCCATCAACATGTTGGGCACCGCTTCTATGGTGGGGAAATGAGTTGTGCCGGACTGTTGTACACCCCCCTTTTTGGTTTGGTGGCCCCAGATACGGAAACCGCTTATACCCTGGCCTATGAGCATGCCATTTTTGATATTGGCTATGCCCGGGACATCTCCAGTTTGGCATCGGCCATGTGCCATATGGCCATGCATACCCAAAATATGGACTCCATTTTAAATGTACACGCGTTTATTGACCCCTACCAGTATTTGGACAGTAGGTTGGTTGGGCGGATCCCCCATATGATTGCGCGTACCACCGAGAATTATGCCCTGGAAGCGATGGAAATTGAAGAAATCCCATTGACCCAATCCCTTATCCGCAATGATAGTATTACCCTGGGCCGTATCCCAACAAATGGAGTGGCCGTAATGGTCCATAAAGAGGCCATCCAATTACGTATTCCCAAAGGATTTCCCGGAAAGGATTTGGATTGGTACAGGCAGGAGACCATTTATAAAAATCTGGAAAGGAACCAGCGGTTGATTGCCTTTCATGCTGGGGAAATCTGGGAAATATTGATTGCCGGACTCAAGTTTGGTGGCGGTGATTTTGAAACCACATTACAGTTCATCATCAATTACGGCCGTGACAATGATACCGTTGGGGCCGTTGCAGGTATGATCTTGGGGGCCAAGGACGGGTTCCACCAACTGCCCGAAGAATTAAAAACGGAAGTACTCGCCATTAATAGGGACGTATTGGGTATTGACCTGGAAGCCCTTGCCGATGAATTGACCGAATTGGCCTACCCGGAATAA
- the gap gene encoding type I glyceraldehyde-3-phosphate dehydrogenase, translating into MRVAINGMGRIGRAALKVINETPGLEVVAVNDIVPIANTAYLLKYDTVYGTYEKEVAHEGNTLIVDGQRIQYSSIRNPEELPWREYDVEVVIESTGVFTNGEDAERHIAAGAKTVVISAPTKSVDTPTVVHGVNSEDGQVSVFSCASCTTNNISPVVEILGRRIGIKKAIMTTVHAYTASQGIVDAPSKKNFRMGRAGAQNLIPTTTGAAIATTKALPEYAGKFDGVAIRVPVPVGSISDMTFVMEKEVSPEEVNQILIEESQTERYAKVLAVTDEPIVSSDIIKSPYASTVDLAMTRVVDGDLLKVMTWYDNEWGFTNQMIRQLLEIKG; encoded by the coding sequence ATGCGAGTAGCAATCAACGGTATGGGGCGCATAGGACGTGCGGCCCTAAAAGTAATCAACGAAACGCCGGGCTTGGAAGTGGTGGCGGTAAACGATATTGTACCCATAGCCAATACGGCTTACCTTCTAAAGTATGATACGGTCTATGGAACCTATGAAAAAGAAGTTGCCCATGAAGGGAATACCCTTATTGTGGATGGGCAACGCATACAGTATTCCTCCATCCGCAATCCCGAGGAATTGCCTTGGAGGGAATATGACGTAGAAGTGGTTATTGAAAGCACAGGGGTCTTCACCAACGGGGAAGATGCGGAACGCCATATAGCGGCGGGAGCCAAAACCGTGGTCATTTCTGCCCCCACCAAAAGTGTGGATACCCCAACGGTGGTGCATGGGGTAAACTCCGAGGATGGTCAGGTAAGTGTTTTTTCCTGTGCCAGTTGTACGACCAATAACATTAGTCCGGTAGTGGAGATTTTGGGGAGAAGGATTGGGATTAAAAAGGCCATTATGACCACGGTACATGCCTATACCGCTTCGCAGGGGATTGTGGACGCCCCTTCCAAGAAGAATTTTAGGATGGGCCGTGCGGGAGCACAAAACCTGATTCCTACAACTACGGGAGCGGCCATTGCCACTACCAAGGCACTACCGGAGTATGCCGGGAAGTTTGATGGCGTGGCCATTAGGGTCCCTGTTCCTGTAGGTTCCATTTCCGATATGACGTTTGTTATGGAAAAGGAAGTCAGCCCAGAGGAGGTCAATCAAATTTTGATAGAAGAATCCCAAACGGAACGTTATGCCAAGGTATTGGCGGTAACCGATGAGCCTATTGTATCCTCGGACATTATTAAAAGTCCGTATGCCTCAACGGTGGACCTGGCGATGACACGCGTAGTGGACGGGGACTTATTAAAAGTAATGACCTGGTACGATAACGAATGGGGGTTTACGAACCAGATGATACGGCAGCTTTTGGAAATTAAGGGGTAG